In Hyphomicrobiales bacterium, the DNA window CGGCCCCAAGGCCCGGCCGGCCACAAAGTCGGCAATTTTTGCGGTTTGGGTATAGTATGATCTTATCATTCGATGACACAGGGATGCGACACAACACAGCGATGGGACGCAAGCCATGGATTTCCTAGAACAGCTCCTCGGCGTCACTCTCGACGTGACCATGCGCACCTTGATCGCCTTCGCGGTGGTCCTGATCGTGATCGTCCTTGTCGCCTGGCTGTTCCGGCGGCTATCCCGGGGCGGCGCTCCGCGCGCCGGCCGCCGCGGCCGCATCGCCCGTCTCGCCATCCTGGAGGC includes these proteins:
- a CDS encoding flagellar biosynthetic protein FliO is translated as MDFLEQLLGVTLDVTMRTLIAFAVVLIVIVLVAWLFRRLSRGGAPRAGRRGRIARLAILEAVQIDPRRRLVLLRRDNAEHLILIGGGSDLVIEQGILRAPRQPGARGGER